The Hominilimicola fabiformis region CGTGCTATTTCGGCTCTGCACTTAAAATGGAAGGTGTATCGGAATTTCTTGAAGGACTTGAACTGTACACCAGACAAATTATTTACGATGACAAATTCGGTGCAAAGGTATTCAAAATTGCCGAAGATGAGCAAGGCACACGTCTTACTTATATGAAAATTACCGGCGGTACTTTAAAGGTAAAAACACTTTTAAAGGGTAACAAGAAAAATGAGTGGTCGGAAAAAGTAAATCAAATCAGAATTTATTCCGGTGCAAAATTCCAAGCGGTTGACGAGGCATTCCCCGGTACGGTTTGTGCCGTAACAGGTCTTACACAGACATATTCCGGTGAAGGAATAGGTTGTGAGCCTGATTCAAAAAATGCCGTTCTTGAGCCTGTTTTGACGTACCGTATGGAGCTTACGGACGGTATTGACGTGCATACAGCACTTACCGAATTACGTCATTTGGAGGACGAAGACCCACAGCTTCATATAATATGGAACGAACAGTTGCAGGAAATTCACGTTCAAGTTATGGGCGAAGTTCAGCTTGAAGTTTTAAAACGAATTATAAAAGAGAGATTCGGTATTGATATTGAATTCAGTCACGGCGGTATTGCGTATCGTGAAACAATAGCCGCACCTGTTGAGGGTGTCGGACATTATGAGCCGTTAAGGCATTATGCTGAAGTGCATTTACTTATGGAGCCGACTGAAAAAGGCAGCGGTATGCAGTTTGCGGTAAATTGCAGTGAGGACAGTCTTGACCGCAACTGGCAACGACTTATTCTCACCCATCTAAAAGAAAAAGCACATATCGGTGTTCTGACAGGCTCACCGATTACCGATATAAAAATAACGCTTATCGCAGGACGTGCACACCAAAAACATACGGAGGGCGGCGACTTCCGTCAAGCTACTTATCGTGCGGTACGTCAAGGCTTAAAAATGGCTGAAAGTGTTTTGCTTGAGCCTTGGTACGAATTTCATCTTGAAATACCTACCGAAAACGTAGGACGTGCAATGACCGACATTCAGCAAATGGGCGGTACATTCAGTCAACCCGAAACAATCGGTGATATGACGCGAATTTCAGGCTCTGCACCCGTTGCGACAATGCGTGACTATCAAATGGACGTAACAGGTTACACGCACGGCAAAGGCAGATTAAACTGTATTTTAAGCGGTTATGAGCCTTGCCACAATACCGAAGAAGTGATTGCCGAAATCGGTTACGACAGCGAAACCGATATTGAAAATCCCGCCGATTCGGTTTTCTGTTCGCACGGTGCAGGCTTTGTTGTAAAGTGGGATAAGGTTTACGACCATATGCACATTGACGGCATAAAGCTTGACCAAGACGATGATGAAGAAGAAAACGTCTATCAGCGTGCAAACGACTACATCAATATGGTTGCCGATGATAATGAGCTTATGCAGATTTTTGAACGTACATACGGTCCTGTACGCCGTAAAGTAGCGTCATACACTGTAAAGAAATCCACTCCCGACCGAAAAAGCCATCAAAAATCAAAGCCTGTTAAATTAGGTGACGAATATTTGCTTGTAGACGGTTACAATATAATTTTTGCGTGGGACGAACTGAAAGAACTCGCCAAAGATAACCTTAATATGGCGCGTGACCGACTGATTGATATTCTTTGCAATTATCAAGGCTTTAAGCAATGCAATTTAATACTTGTTTTTGATGCGTATAAAGTTAAAGGAAATGTCGGCAGTACCGAAAAAATTCATAATATAAACGTTGTGTACACAAAAGAGGCTGAAACCGCCGATATGTATATTGAAAAAATCACACATAAAATCGGTAAAAAACATCGTGTGCGTGTTGCCACTTCGGATAACCTTGAACAAATTATCATTCTAGGCAACGGTGCGACACGACTTTCCGCAAATGAACTGTTGCAGGAAGTAAAACTCGCCGAAAAAACTATTATGGATATTATAAATTCAAACTAAAAAAGGAAGTTTTCAAAACTTCCTTTTTTAATATTTCGCATTTTAGTAATTATATGATCCGAGAAATTTATAGAAAAATGTATTCTGTCTTACTTTATCAAGTGCAAAGTAAATTGACGCATCATCAATATTGCCGTCAATATCAATGAAGAACACATACTTACCGAGTTCCTTTTTCATAGGACGTGACTCGATTTTAGTCATATTAATTCCGGACTTCGCCAAAAGCTCAATCGCACTGTACAAGCTGCCCGGTTTATTATCAATCGCAAATACGATTGATGACTTATCGTGACCTGTAACTGTCTTATTCGGTGTTTTTTCAATAATAACAAATCGAGTTGAATTATTTGCGTCGTCACCGCAGTCGTGACACAAAATATCAAGGTCATAAATTTTTGCACTGTTCGGTGAGCCGATACACGCCACAGAGCCGTCCGATTCTTTTACACGTTTTGCCGCAGACGCAGTTGAATCGGCAAATTCAATTTTCACATCCGCAAATTCGTGTGACAATAATTTTGAACACTGTCCTATCGGTTGAGGGTGGGAAGTGATAATTTTTATATCCTCTTTCTTTACACCTTTTTTAACCATAAGATTTTCGCTTATATGAAGAATGTATTCACCTGTTATATATAAATCCACATCAAAAGCAAGAGTATCCAAAGTTGTGTTGATACTTCCGTCAATAGAATTTTCAATCGGCACGATTGCCCTGTCAATTTCGCCTTTTTCAACCGCCAAAATTACAGAATAAATCGTTGAAAACTCCTTTATTTCTTCTTTACCCTCAGACCATTCCATAGCCGCCTGATGTGAAAATGTTCCGTTCGGACCAAGATAACCTAACATATTAAGTCAATAACTCCCTTCAATAAAACGAAAGGCTGAAATAAAATTGTTCACACAATGTGGGCAACTTCATCCAGCCTATAAATTTCTTATAATAGAATCTTATTTACTGCCTTCGCGATTGGATCAAGCTCCTTCATAAGCTTGTCAAACTTTTCAGGTGTAAGCGATTGAGCGCCGTCTGACGCAGCCTTTTCAGGGCAGTTATGAACTTCAATCATAAGACCGTCAGCACCTGCCGCAATAGCACCTTTTGCAATAGCCGGAACATACTTATATGTACCTGTTGCATGGCTCGGATCGGCAATAATAGGAAGATGAGAAAGTTCCTTTGAAACAGGAATTGCCGAAAGGTCAAATGTATTTCTTGTAGCAGTTTCGTATGTTCTGATACCTCTTTCGCAAAGGATTACCTTTTCATTACCCTCAGACATAATATATTCGGCAGCCATTAGCCACTCTTCCATAGTACAAGCAAGACCTCTCTTTAGAAGTATAGGCTTGTCGCACTTACCGACTTCGCGAAGAAGTTTGAAGTTCTGCATATTTCTTGCACCGATTTGCATAATATCAGCATACTTTGCAACAAGTTCAACATCTCTTGTATCAAGTACTTCAGTACAGATAGGCATATTAAGTTCCTGACCGCTGTTGTACATAATCTTCAAGCCGTCACCCTCAAGACCTTGGAATGAATATGGTGATGAACGAGGCTTGAACGCACCGCCGCGAAGAATGTTTGCACCCGAGGCCTTAACAGCCTTTGATACAGTTGTGAACTGTTCCTGGCTTTCGATTGCGCAAGGACCTGCAAATACTGCAAGCTGCTTGCCACCGACTGTTATTCCGTGACCGATTTCGATAACTGACGGTTCTTTGTGAAGCTCCTTAGATGCAAGTTTATATGGTTTCATAATCGGAACAACGTTTTCAACACCGTCCATAGTAAGAATTTGATTCATACTTAAAAGACGCTTGTCGCCGATTGCGCCGATAACTGTTTTCTTTTCGCCTTGAATAGGGTGCGTTTGGAATCCGAACTCGGCAAGTAGTTTTTCAACACTCTCGATTTCCTTTGCCGATGCGGATTCTTTCATAATAATAATCATTTATGTTCACATTCTTTCTTTAATAATTACAACATATACAGTATAGCAAAAAAGGACAATTTTTGCAAGTTAGTTTTAAATAATTTCAGAAATATCTGCAAAAACAGCTACCGTTCTGTATTTTCCGTTGTAACATTTGCACTGTTTATTAAAGTACAGCCGCTTTCCGTCACGCGAAAACGACGGATTTGGATGTACCTGAAGTTTCCATGTGGTGTATTCGTCCTTCGATATTTCAAAAGTTGCAATCGGATTTTTGTCACCTCGCTTGTACAAATAAACATTCGGTGCAAAGTCGGGATAACATCTGTCACCGGCAAAATATTTTCTGTCAAAACTTCCGTCCATATGATTTGAAATTCCGCCAAGCACTTCTAATTCCTCTCCGTCCTTTGAAAAACGTGCAATGTAGCTTGTTTCCATTTCAATGTGTCTGCCTTGATTAAACTGACGTGTAGCCATATATGTGTCATCGTCAAACCAAAGCTGATGTACAGGCTTGTCCGCTATCATATGCGTTTTTTTAGTGTCTAAATCTATGCAACCCAACGCACCGAATACAGGGCAGTCCTTTACGCCCAAGCGCATCATAACTGCCGTTGCGGACGGATTTAGCTGAACGTGGCTGACAGACGCGGTATGCTCGTTCGGAGTAAGACCGTGTTCCCTTACCATATTTAAAATATCTTCCTCTGTTGCAACAAGCATTATTTTTCCGCTTTCAACATCAAGTATGTAAATTCCGCACGAATTAATTTCGGGATAATCGGGATTTTTGTCAAGATATTCTGTCGATATTGAAAACGGATACTTGCCGTTTTCCGCACAATGACTTTCTTTGCCGCGAATTTTGTACTTAACCTCACCCGTATCAACATCGAGTATACGGAATACACATATAGACGGTTCTTTGCCGGCTATTCCCTCAAATTCCACATCACGAAAAACTATAAGGCTGTTTGTTATAAAGGTTGCTGACGGGCCGTTGTGATTGCCGCAGTGTACATCATATACTTTGCGATGATTTTCAAAACCCCTGTCGCATATCCATATTTCCGTTTCAGGCTTTGTCAAGTCTGCTTTGCGTGCATATATAATTCTTTTTGAATCGGGACTCTCAACCATTCCGCCGTTCATTCCAAGCAATGTTGAACCCGAATAATCACATATTTCCTTTACTTTCATCTCTCTCACCTCATTATATGAATTATACCATAATATTGAGGTGTTTTCAATATTGGTTATTTTTTCTTTTTCGGTGTCGGTAAGTCGTCATATATCGCCTTAAATAATTCGGTTAAATATTCTTTGTTGTCAACTTCTTCTATTAAAATCATTTCTTTCGCACCCTCATAAGGTACTTCGTACCGAATGTCAGAAACATAGTCAATAGCCGATTTAACAGGTTTTATAAGCAGTCGGTCATCATATATTCCGCCGGCAATTCTGCCTTTGTAGTAAATAATGTACTCCCCCATCATCGCCCTGTACGCTATTTCCTCTAACTCCGATAATTGCTCTAATATGTATTCTAAAAATTCTTTACTCGATGCCATCTGTTTCTCCTTTTTCTTATATATCACTTTCATATACAAATTTTAAAATATAATTGTTATCAACGCATTCCACAACCACATTGTATTTTTCATTTTCTGATAATTCATATCCGTTTGTGTTTAACTCAAAACTGTAATTTTCCGTACCATTGTATTCTTTGTCGCAAAAATTTCTTGCATTGACTATTTTCGCCGTAGTAATATCGCCCGATATGCTTTCAATGATTACATCAGCATTATAACATTTCTTTTTTGTAAGAAGTGTTCTGTAATCTGCACCTGTACCGTTATAGATTTTACTTTCAACAAATTCACTTTTTTGTTCCGACAATATTGTTGATATTGGTTTAGAAATAAACTCCATTATTGGTGTGTTCATTGTTCTTTGGGCTAATAATGCCGCTGATGCGCGAGTAATAGTATCATCATAATTCAAATTTATATCATCTGTAATATTAAAATTTTCAGCATATTTGAAG contains the following coding sequences:
- the pheA gene encoding prephenate dehydratase, with product MLGYLGPNGTFSHQAAMEWSEGKEEIKEFSTIYSVILAVEKGEIDRAIVPIENSIDGSINTTLDTLAFDVDLYITGEYILHISENLMVKKGVKKEDIKIITSHPQPIGQCSKLLSHEFADVKIEFADSTASAAKRVKESDGSVACIGSPNSAKIYDLDILCHDCGDDANNSTRFVIIEKTPNKTVTGHDKSSIVFAIDNKPGSLYSAIELLAKSGINMTKIESRPMKKELGKYVFFIDIDGNIDDASIYFALDKVRQNTFFYKFLGSYNY
- a CDS encoding S-layer homology domain-containing protein, producing the protein MKKLICLLVICANLVGVAVNVSAYSDYDTEETRFLRIMDIMNGYEDGIFKPYNVLTRSEAIRIVDDMMGFSDETSYTEKENSDLPFSDISKDSWDWKYWNYAYCNSVISGFEDGTARPNDNVTYAQFVKMLVTSIGYDFYSEAVGGYPNGYFKYAENFNITDDINLNYDDTITRASAALLAQRTMNTPIMEFISKPISTILSEQKSEFVESKIYNGTGADYRTLLTKKKCYNADVIIESISGDITTAKIVNARNFCDKEYNGTENYSFELNTNGYELSENEKYNVVVECVDNNYILKFVYESDI
- a CDS encoding TetM/TetW/TetO/TetS family tetracycline resistance ribosomal protection protein, translated to MNRVVIGILAHVDSGKTTLSEGMLYSAGEIRKIGRVDHGDAFLDSHEIERDKGITIFSKQAVMRFRDTEFTLLDTPGHVDFSTEMERTLSVLDYAILVISGTDGIQNHTETLWRLLARYNVPTFIFVNKMDLNADRNAVLDELHTRFSDGCIDFTQNPENEDFRESLAMCDESIMNTFLADGTVKNQDIRNAVVQRKIFPCYFGSALKMEGVSEFLEGLELYTRQIIYDDKFGAKVFKIAEDEQGTRLTYMKITGGTLKVKTLLKGNKKNEWSEKVNQIRIYSGAKFQAVDEAFPGTVCAVTGLTQTYSGEGIGCEPDSKNAVLEPVLTYRMELTDGIDVHTALTELRHLEDEDPQLHIIWNEQLQEIHVQVMGEVQLEVLKRIIKERFGIDIEFSHGGIAYRETIAAPVEGVGHYEPLRHYAEVHLLMEPTEKGSGMQFAVNCSEDSLDRNWQRLILTHLKEKAHIGVLTGSPITDIKITLIAGRAHQKHTEGGDFRQATYRAVRQGLKMAESVLLEPWYEFHLEIPTENVGRAMTDIQQMGGTFSQPETIGDMTRISGSAPVATMRDYQMDVTGYTHGKGRLNCILSGYEPCHNTEEVIAEIGYDSETDIENPADSVFCSHGAGFVVKWDKVYDHMHIDGIKLDQDDDEEENVYQRANDYINMVADDNELMQIFERTYGPVRRKVASYTVKKSTPDRKSHQKSKPVKLGDEYLLVDGYNIIFAWDELKELAKDNLNMARDRLIDILCNYQGFKQCNLILVFDAYKVKGNVGSTEKIHNINVVYTKEAETADMYIEKITHKIGKKHRVRVATSDNLEQIIILGNGATRLSANELLQEVKLAEKTIMDIINSN
- the aroF gene encoding 3-deoxy-7-phosphoheptulonate synthase; amino-acid sequence: MIIIMKESASAKEIESVEKLLAEFGFQTHPIQGEKKTVIGAIGDKRLLSMNQILTMDGVENVVPIMKPYKLASKELHKEPSVIEIGHGITVGGKQLAVFAGPCAIESQEQFTTVSKAVKASGANILRGGAFKPRSSPYSFQGLEGDGLKIMYNSGQELNMPICTEVLDTRDVELVAKYADIMQIGARNMQNFKLLREVGKCDKPILLKRGLACTMEEWLMAAEYIMSEGNEKVILCERGIRTYETATRNTFDLSAIPVSKELSHLPIIADPSHATGTYKYVPAIAKGAIAAGADGLMIEVHNCPEKAASDGAQSLTPEKFDKLMKELDPIAKAVNKILL
- a CDS encoding TfoX/Sxy family protein; amino-acid sequence: MASSKEFLEYILEQLSELEEIAYRAMMGEYIIYYKGRIAGGIYDDRLLIKPVKSAIDYVSDIRYEVPYEGAKEMILIEEVDNKEYLTELFKAIYDDLPTPKKKK